The segment AGGTGTTTAACTTCCCTCCCACAGAAGCTGTGGATTAGTTTTCTCTGGAGGCTGAGGACACGGGTTCCTCCAGCTGCTCTTTTGCAGGCATGTTGCTGATTCTCAGTGGGAGCCATGCACTGGAAGGACATAGCGTGGCTCCGGACAGCCCAGGTAGGACTACAGTCTAATGAAAGACAGTCTGGGTTTCTTTCTTTAGTTACTGTgtagggaaataaaaccacatctAAGCTGGGATCACTTGTTAATAATTATACTGAACATTggttgtgcttttgtttttttcaaacttaGGTATGTAATCAAACCTTGATTCTGGTCCTGAAACCATCTTTTCATCAGTATGATCAGTTTTTACCCTCTAAGAGTAATAGTTAAACTTGATTTCTATATCTGCATATACTTCTTTAGGCAACATATTTCATGTAAGTTGATAGTCAAATGAATAACAAAGAACCTAAGAAAACAAGACCATGTATAAGCTTGTTAGTCTTGGATCTAGTGGTATTTCATACTCATTTTCCTTTTATGCTGTGGTAGATTTTGAGCTACTAAGCAGTAAGTGCAAAGCAGGGTCATATTACATACTCTAGTTATGGGATCTGCAATCCCATTCAGAAAGAAAATCACACAAGGAACTCTGTACAACCTAAGAGAGTGAACCTAAGGCGTTAAAGAGAATGGGTTCCCAGGGGCTCCCATTGCAACTTGGTTGTCTGGAACTCTGGTTCATGCCTTCCCTCCAGACCTTTCTGCTTGTTAGCTTGCACCTGAAGATGAACAGGGCAGATGGAGGAAGTGACACAAAACAGCTATTGTGCTAGTCTCTCGTCCAGATTATTTTTCATTAGTGGAGCATAATGTCATTTTGCTATTCATTTCAGTTTTGAATTATCTTTGGATTTTATCTAAGTGCACAGTATTTCTCATTTGTTCATCTAGAAAGAAAAGAGATTGTTGTTATTCACATCAGTGGTAATATATTGAATCCAGTGATGAACTAAATGTGTTCGAGAGTTAGAGATCAGCCTGATTCCTGCTCAGCCAGCAAACTGAGGAGATACAGGCAAAATGAAAAACAGGGAATGTGTCTAGGGACTGACAAGTTAACTATCAGCACTTTGTGAATATTTCAGATTTGGTATGTTATTGTCATCACAAAAATGTAATTCAGATTCTTAAAATATGAGGCTAATCTATATACAGTTCTTTCTAGCAAATTTCTACTGGTACCAGATTAGGGATGGGAACCAAGGAAAAGGGTATAATCTTAATCTCCAGAATGGTAAATTTGTAATTTGACACTTGTACTGGACATTTTTGTTACCCTGAAATGgttagtttattatttatttcttattttattattacttatctattatttatttctgttactgTTCAGTAAAGCCTTTTTGCATGGACCCCTCTCTAGTCACTGCCACAAGCCACACCCAGGGACGCCCtcttgaaagatttttttctcttgagttGGGTAAACCTGACGTCTCCCGAGGTTTAGCTAACAGCTTGGAAGTATAATAGTCTAAGCCATGTCTCAACAGCTTGTCTTTTGCTTCAACTCCTCTGATTGGTTGCTCACCATATGAAAGGATAGTCAGTGTGTGTGTTCTTGGAGTCCCTTCCTCATAAAAACCTGTTACTGGGTAGAACTCACAACATTCAAGTGCCTGAGCTTAGTTGCTGACTTGTTTCATTACTGGCCTCTTCTGTCCCTGAGTGTTTACATTTTCTTGCCCAAAGTTATCACAGTTACTTGTGATTTGGGATTTTAACTCTGAAGAGTAGACCACATACATTATTGCCACTTTTCTAGCATTACCTCCCCATTCTTGCCTCCACCTGTCTATCAATTAAGTGTCCATattagaagagagaaaatgattcCATTACCCTTGACATGATTTGCATAAAAAGACTGTGATAATTACTGGATTTTTATATCTAGCCAGTAAAAAACTATTCTCATCAAAATTTCTGGATGACCATAATTTGAGAGTGTGGGTTGTAATTACTGTGATGTGTGCATACTAAAATATGCAGAGGTACCTTGTTTTACATCGATGTGCTTCTAAACAAAAGTACATGTGAAGAATGCTTGGAAACTAACTCATGCTTTAAACCACTAGGGGAGCTTTGGTATTTAGAGAAATACTGTAATAAATTCTCTCGCAAAGTAAGAGTACTTTCAGTTTATATCTTGTGCAGatctctttttcatgtatttgttttgctACAAGCAAAGTATTTTTGTATAAGGACAGTGTCTAAGAGAGAGACAGGGCTTGTACAATGGGGAATTAAGTCAGCTATCTGTGCTGAGATCTGAGAATAGgtaaattttcaataaattttggCCCTGGAGAGGTAGTCCACTTGGGCTTCTTCTAACATCCACCTCTTCTTTTGATGCTAGATCGAACGGTTGGAAGTAAGCAGCCTTGCCCAGACTTCCAGTGCAGTGGCCTCCAGCACAGATGGCAGCATCCACACAGACTCTGTGGATGGCACCCCAGACCCTCAGCGCACAAAGGCTGCTATTGCTCACCTGCAGCAGAAGATCCTGAAGCTTACAGAGCAGATCAAGATTGCACAAACAGCCCGGGACGACAATGTTGCCGAGTACTTGAAGCTTGCCAACAGTGCAGACAAGCAGCAGGCTGCCCGCATCAAGCAAGTCTTTGAGAAGAAGAACCAGAAATCTGCCCAAACCATCCTTCAGCTGCAGAAGAAGCTTGAGCACTACCACAGGAAGCTCCGAGAGGTGGAGCAGAATGGGATCCCCCGGCAGCCCAAGGATGTCTTCAGGGACATGCACCAGGGTCTGAAGGATGTGGGCGCCAAGGTGACTGGCTTCAGTGAAGGTGTGGTGGACAGTGTCAAAGGCGGACTTTCCAGCTTCTCCCAGGCGACCCATTCAGCAGCAGGGGCCGTGGTCTCCAAGCCCAGAGAGATTGCTTCGCTAATTCGGAATAAATTTGGCAGTGCAGACAACATCCCCAACCTGAAGGACTCTTTAGAGGAAGGGCAAGTGGATGATGGGGGGAAGGCTTTGGGAGTGATTTCAAACTTTCAGTCCAGCCCAAAATATGGTAGTGAGGAAGATTGTTCTAGTGCCACTTCAGGCTCAGTGGGGGCCAACAGCACTACCGGAGGCATCGCTGTAGGAGCATCTAGCTCCAAAACAAACACCCTGGACATGCAGAGCTCAGGATTTGATGCACTACTCCACGAGATCCAGGAGATCCGGGAAACCCAGGCCAGGCTAGAGGAATCCTTTGAAACTCTCAAGGAACATTATCAGAGGGACTATTCCTTAATAATACAGGCCTTACAGGAAGAGCGATATAGGTAAGTTATATGAAATTAAAGTCCCTAATTATTTATGTTTGGCATTCCCCTCCCTTTGGATCTAGGGGAGGGGCTTTAAAAGGTCTTCATAGAGTATCTTCCTGAGTGTCCAGAGCACTTCAGTAATGTTATATGACATCTGCATGAGTTTCCTATTATAAAGAGCAAAACAGAGGTACAGCAAAGTTAAATGactcccaaggtcacacactgaTGAAGCATTACAGAACTACCAGACTGTAGTTCTCTGGTTCTCGTTCCAGTTTAGGACTTTCAGATGAAGCCAAAGTGTTCTAAGGCATTCCGCCTATTTATTTACAACCCCAGAGCCACAAATCATTGCAGTCCATAGCTGTGCTGCATTGACTTCAGAAGATCTACAGCTCTCAGATATAGCCCAACCAGAAAGTAACCAACACTAGATACTTGGCCCTTAAACACACTTATGTGGGCAGTTGGTGTAAAGATTAGATTGGAAATAAATCCAGATAAGCATGTCTACTGGCTACTCAGCTACTGCCTGTATATAATTACCTTTATTAAGAATTGACAGATGTGTGAATGGGGATGGGCTTAAACATGAAATGGTTCTGCAGTAGTTAAAGAATTCTCAAAAGACTAAGTGCTTTGGCTTATAATTTGTGCTAAAGGTAGAAACTAGTCTCTCTTTTGGGTTTTGTATTTCACTCTGTGTTCATATTAGATCATTCTTAGCTGTTCTCCAAATATGTgccctttccccttcttttagTCACATGTAGAGAGAAATAATATCCCTCATGGAGTACTTCCTCAGATCCACAATTTGCCAGC is part of the Manis pentadactyla isolate mManPen7 chromosome 1, mManPen7.hap1, whole genome shotgun sequence genome and harbors:
- the TMCC1 gene encoding transmembrane and coiled-coil domains protein 1 isoform X4; its protein translation is MKRGTSLHSRRGKPEAPKGSPQINRKSGQEMTTVMQSGRPRSSSTTDAPTSSAMMEIACVAAAAACLPGDETTAEHIERLEVSSLAQTSSAVASSTDGSIHTDSVDGTPDPQRTKAAIAHLQQKILKLTEQIKIAQTARDDNVAEYLKLANSADKQQAARIKQVFEKKNQKSAQTILQLQKKLEHYHRKLREVEQNGIPRQPKDVFRDMHQGLKDVGAKVTGFSEGVVDSVKGGLSSFSQATHSAAGAVVSKPREIASLIRNKFGSADNIPNLKDSLEEGQVDDGGKALGVISNFQSSPKYGSEEDCSSATSGSVGANSTTGGIAVGASSSKTNTLDMQSSGFDALLHEIQEIRETQARLEESFETLKEHYQRDYSLIIQALQEERYRCERLEEQLNDLTELHQNEILNLKQELASMEEKIAYQSYERARDIQEALEACQTRISKMELQQQQQQVVQLEGLESATARNLLGKLINVLLAVMAVLLVFVSTVANCVLPLMKTRNRTFSTLFLVVLLAFLWKHWDALFSYAERFFTCPR
- the TMCC1 gene encoding transmembrane and coiled-coil domains protein 1 isoform X5 is translated as MHWKDIAWLRTAQIERLEVSSLAQTSSAVASSTDGSIHTDSVDGTPDPQRTKAAIAHLQQKILKLTEQIKIAQTARDDNVAEYLKLANSADKQQAARIKQVFEKKNQKSAQTILQLQKKLEHYHRKLREVEQNGIPRQPKDVFRDMHQGLKDVGAKVTGFSEGVVDSVKGGLSSFSQATHSAAGAVVSKPREIASLIRNKFGSADNIPNLKDSLEEGQVDDGGKALGVISNFQSSPKYGSEEDCSSATSGSVGANSTTGGIAVGASSSKTNTLDMQSSGFDALLHEIQEIRETQARLEESFETLKEHYQRDYSLIIQALQEERYRCERLEEQLNDLTELHQNEILNLKQELASMEEKIAYQSYERARDIQEALEACQTRISKMELQQQQQQVVQLEGLESATARNLLGKLINVLLAVMAVLLVFVSTVANCVLPLMKTRNRTFSTLFLVVLLAFLWKHWDALFSYAERFFTCPR
- the TMCC1 gene encoding transmembrane and coiled-coil domains protein 1 isoform X2, which encodes MEPSGSEQLYEDPDPGSKSQDAEARKQTESEQKLSKMTHNALENINVIGQGLKHLFQHQRRRSSVSPHDVQQIQADPEPEMDLESQNACAEIDGVPTHPTALNRVLQQIRVPPKMKRGTSLHSRRGKPEAPKGSPQINRKSGQEMTTVMQSGRPRSSSTTDAPTSSAMMEIACVAAAAACLPGDETTAEHIERLEVSSLAQTSSAVASSTDGSIHTDSVDGTPDPQRTKAAIAHLQQKILKLTEQIKIAQTARDDNVAEYLKLANSADKQQAARIKQVFEKKNQKSAQTILQLQKKLEHYHRKLREVEQNGIPRQPKDVFRDMHQGLKDVGAKVTGFSEGVVDSVKGGLSSFSQATHSAAGAVVSKPREIASLIRNKFGSADNIPNLKDSLEEGQVDDGGKALGVISNFQSSPKYGSEEDCSSATSGSVGANSTTGGIAVGASSSKTNTLDMQSSGFDALLHEIQEIRETQARLEESFETLKEHYQRDYSLIIQALQEERYRCERLEEQLNDLTELHQNEILNLKQELASMEEKIAYQSYERARDIQDCLRRGCGPRLDHLLGFLPALDFWAWWSNGYPMVRGTHGEVTAAAGTVLHFSPTHPAAFESHSA
- the TMCC1 gene encoding transmembrane and coiled-coil domains protein 1 isoform X6, whose translation is MVQRFSLRRQLSKIERLEVSSLAQTSSAVASSTDGSIHTDSVDGTPDPQRTKAAIAHLQQKILKLTEQIKIAQTARDDNVAEYLKLANSADKQQAARIKQVFEKKNQKSAQTILQLQKKLEHYHRKLREVEQNGIPRQPKDVFRDMHQGLKDVGAKVTGFSEGVVDSVKGGLSSFSQATHSAAGAVVSKPREIASLIRNKFGSADNIPNLKDSLEEGQVDDGGKALGVISNFQSSPKYGSEEDCSSATSGSVGANSTTGGIAVGASSSKTNTLDMQSSGFDALLHEIQEIRETQARLEESFETLKEHYQRDYSLIIQALQEERYRCERLEEQLNDLTELHQNEILNLKQELASMEEKIAYQSYERARDIQEALEACQTRISKMELQQQQQQVVQLEGLESATARNLLGKLINVLLAVMAVLLVFVSTVANCVLPLMKTRNRTFSTLFLVVLLAFLWKHWDALFSYAERFFTCPR
- the TMCC1 gene encoding transmembrane and coiled-coil domains protein 1 isoform X3 — encoded protein: MEPSGSEQLYEDPDPGSKSQDAEARKQTESEQKLSKMTHNALENINVIGQGLKHLFQHQRRRSSVSPHDVQQIQADPEPEMDLESQNACAEIDGVPTHPTALNRVLQQIRVPPKMKRGTSLHSRRGKPEAPKGSPQINRKSGQEMTTVMQSGRPRSSSTTDAPTSSAMMEIACVAAAAACLPGDETTAEHIERLEVSSLAQTSSAVASSTDGSIHTDSVDGTPDPQRTKAAIAHLQQKILKLTEQIKIAQTARDDNVAEYLKLANSADKQQAARIKQVFEKKNQKSAQTILQLQKKLEHYHRKLREVEQNGIPRQPKDVFRDMHQGLKDVGAKVTGFSEGVVDSVKGGLSSFSQATHSAAGAVVSKPREIASLIRNKFGSADNIPNLKDSLEEGQVDDGGKALGVISNFQSSPKYGSEEDCSSATSGSVGANSTTGGIAVGASSSKTNTLDMQSSGFDALLHEIQEIRETQARLEESFETLKEHYQRDYSLIIQALQEERYRCERLEEQLNDLTELHQNEILNLKQELASMEEKIAYQSYERARDIQEWHLWAMW
- the TMCC1 gene encoding transmembrane and coiled-coil domains protein 1 isoform X7, which encodes MEPSLSSETIERLEVSSLAQTSSAVASSTDGSIHTDSVDGTPDPQRTKAAIAHLQQKILKLTEQIKIAQTARDDNVAEYLKLANSADKQQAARIKQVFEKKNQKSAQTILQLQKKLEHYHRKLREVEQNGIPRQPKDVFRDMHQGLKDVGAKVTGFSEGVVDSVKGGLSSFSQATHSAAGAVVSKPREIASLIRNKFGSADNIPNLKDSLEEGQVDDGGKALGVISNFQSSPKYGSEEDCSSATSGSVGANSTTGGIAVGASSSKTNTLDMQSSGFDALLHEIQEIRETQARLEESFETLKEHYQRDYSLIIQALQEERYRCERLEEQLNDLTELHQNEILNLKQELASMEEKIAYQSYERARDIQEALEACQTRISKMELQQQQQQVVQLEGLESATARNLLGKLINVLLAVMAVLLVFVSTVANCVLPLMKTRNRTFSTLFLVVLLAFLWKHWDALFSYAERFFTCPR